The stretch of DNA cgaaaaacgcatttgtcgattgagctttgaattttagagtccgcatgttatcgCAGTaatgaaaaattattatttctaggcctaaaagaataatttctttaaaACAGTGATGCCATCGAGTCTcactatgaaaaaaaaatctttttaagGATTGTTGTAACCTTCGAGAATGCAGCAGGACATTGTCGTCTAATGTGCCAGATGTATATCTGCCAGCAATTATCATCGTCACACCTTCATACGACACGGGCAAGGACACAACAACAAGAAGTAGCATCCACTTCTGTTAAAGATTTAAATTAGCACACTCAGCAGTCCCCAAAGTTCTATTCTCTCAGATCCGTTATCCTTCCTCGCCTCATACCGTCCGCTACTCTTCTCTTATTTACTTCGATGCACGTATGAAAATAGCTGTCTCCATTCTGTGACCTACTGAAAACTTTCAATTGTTATGACATTCCAAACATTGACAGACCTTAGGGCGTTTTACCAAGTGTTATTGCAATGTATTTTGGACCGGCCTACAGGAAGTTTTCCTTCGTCCAGTTTACAATACTGAATAGGGCGGTCTTTCGTTGTCTAATCTTATCACGCAAAAGACAGTAACTACTCCTTGAAAGACGATGTGGGACAAAACGTTTAGACGAAGGAGTTTTGAGTTTGAGTGAGGCttcagcacttggctaagtagcctgacttgtggctgttatacacaattgtggtctcattcacacagaagcccttccagctaatcctgccaagccgaccacatgctggaaaggtcagaccacaacactgggaacactgtcccctactcttttcgaatagtgtgtgggatctttaacgtcccacagagttaatgaacaagggttgtgagacgggacctccggcttatcgtccttatccgagaagactagagagtctaactatttgcagacgtaattacaaaggcagcactttctcctcagttatttaaagaccctgagtgttggtccggccggagttgaactcacgacctcccgcgtgacagcccggtgctcaaccaactgagccaccggtgcgcgattGAAGTGAGTGAAGTGATCTTTGCAGTTAAACGGACAAAAAGTTTAGTTATCAAGGGAACGGTCAATAAAGTTGTCCGTTTTGTACATTTTGAACATCTTGTCCGCGGTAAAAGTGCCCCTTTTAACTGCACCGTATGTTTGATCTGAATCAGCtctttaatttttgttgcaGATGCCACGCAAAACCTCGATGCGTTTGGCCTTGCTCGCTTTTTCCCACAATGCATGACGTTTGCAACCAGGATGTATTGCCTTATGGAGGAGACTCGCTTTGAGCAGGAGTAGCGAAACAAGGGCGACGTAGTTATTGACTGAATGGGagggctgtaaataacttggatgtttaaaagggACAAGATCCTCTGAAATCGCATCgtacggagcagtacgtgttcctagtagggccgtacggctttttccggccctgctagcGCTAATGCCTACGGCCCTCGTACCCGACCTTTGCCAAATAGTTTTACggtgaaagcgcgcgcggggctgTACAGGTCACATGATAAGAGTGATGATTGACCTCTTAATAAAGATTTTGGAGCTTTCGCCCTTCATTGTTCTTACGTTTCCGTTTTCAGCTCAGATCCATCCCTGGCTAACTTAATCCATCAAAACTTTCACATAGCTACAGATTCTTTGATCATAGTCAAATTTTTAAAGTTGTCGGGAGTTCAGATAACTCTCAAGCATATTTATCAGGAGAAATGATATCTTTATGAGAAGAAATGATTTGGTCACGAGGTATCAATTGCAATCTAATTCGATTTTACAAAAATGGATCaatctttttttgttaaaaccTCTCAGTCTGTGTACTCGGCTCAAATTGCTCTGAACCCGGGGTGCGTtttatagccgagtattttcGCACAACAAATTATAATGACCTgtcaaaaaactgaaaaaaaattgatcttgAATTCTTTGCTTTTTTACGCACAAGAGCACgccttttgattggttctcatcTATCATTCATCTATTAAAGGACAGACTCATAGCTGACGCCATCTCGAGCTTTtagttctttatttggttttagtaaattttcagctccgactattggatttctagctttttgattggctaaaaaactccgactatgagccaatagtcgaagttttacgtcatatggaaaatagtgcgtcaagatgctctttccggacgctttgtaagattgtggaaataaaaatcggcggcaaaacccggtttgagaatttactaaaacaattattcaattcgcccttgttggatatgaagtgattataaccaactcgcgctacccgctcgttggttattttatcacttcatatccaactcgggctcatggaataatttttaTATAGCCTCATGTCCCTCTTTTTtcttcttaccacattttgacgtcatctgtgatctattactgaacagactcacggcaacatggaatctatttgttaaatgtttttcttaaGAGTTTGTTGGCCTTAGACAATAGCACTCTTTTCTATTTACGTCAAGATTTAGCGCCCAAAGGATTATGGGATTAAGCATGGGTGTAGGGATGGctcagtggtgagaacactcacctcccaccaatgtgccccgtgttcgattcccagactcggcgtaatacgtgggttgagtttgttgcttctctagtctgcactgagaggttttctccgggtattcctgttttcccctctcctcaaaaaccaacatttgacatgatttgtgttaattgttactttcagtttacaatgtccccaattagtgctccagcgctagaacgactagactcttatataaataaagttccttccttAAGCGGACAAATTTCAGTCCCTTTGCGATAAGGCGTTGCGATCTATTTTATCAATTGTGGACATTGCTATGGCATCCAACTTCTTATTTCTACTTTATAGTTACATATACAGCTTTTGTCAATTGTGAAAATGACGGAATTTGGTACTCAAGAGTACGATGGCAAGGTAGAAAAAAATAGGCACACATTGCGTAAGTGTGGTAGtccagtaacacagcgctttattccataattgtcaactgagctgcattttgtttccaggagattcaagctgtctttgcgtaatatgtaggtctaatagtgcacgatattgttttggtgcCGTTTtgaagcaatagaggacgtttttcgTGTTTCAATCGCCTCATCTAAACGCGAGGGAGGggtgggagaattcgagacagttgcGAGAcgcgagacgcagtcgagggttcgCGGCATAACTGTccagaattctcccaacttccccgaaTGACAAATGAGAGAGGCtaagtaacctgcgatcaggcccatgtttagcttcgcccatatgttctcttatgtcgtcgttCGCTAAAatagtctctcaagaattccggacggtcggccaaactttggccgaccaaactcgtgatctgattggctgtctGAACGCCGGAAGtaaaaatgccatcgtgattgcgcggagctctcgcgaagtcctcgagactaatccgccataagtgtacgaaaaaatttgctcccttttgttcttacaatgccgtggacggtgcaacttgattttatttgtataaatggagatatgccatctgaaacatctcataacttgtagTCTGGCAGCATGTGTAACAAATTAAAGTCCCGTGGGCATTTCGTGAAGAAAACATGCCACCTATCTAGATGTGTTAAGGGATGTCTAAAGAACATGAAAACACTTGTTGGCAATTTTCTAACTTGCACCGACGGTCGCTATGGCATTTTTTATAAGAGGTATGCTAGTTCAGCATGGAAACGAGTCTGGATAATATAAATGGCTATAACTATCGTTTATTAAGACCTATTGATACCAAACTTTACCAAATGTGTCATCTAGGGTCATCTCACATATTCCATGCATAAATTGAATTATATGGACACGTGATCACCAttgcatggaaacgaggctacaaaaggaaaaacaatccTTCAAGCTCACAAAAATAGTTGTCATCCTGAAACTATTTTCAGATTTGACATAAGACACTTTGTGATATGGCTAATAATtcctttatttgctttttcaatgGTCAAATGATCATAAGAGCAGAGCAACATGCTTTAAATATAAACAGTTTGCATGATTTGATTAAGTTTTGTGTGCAATTAATTCGATGCAAATAAAGCGAATTTGTTGTGTgtctgtttgcttgtttgtgtTTGTTCTATCACTTAATTTTTAAGtataataaactaaaagcaCGATGCCTTAATCTTATTCAAATTACATTTTGCTTGAATGTACCATGGTCAGCGGTTCTTTTCATGAATTGGGTCAGCGGTTTTTGTCATCATTTTAGTGGTCCGCCATGTTGGAACTGGCAGGTTGTTTAGAGCAGTTGAATGATTTGTTTTATCTACTATGGCAGATTACCTCGAAAAGGtaaatcttgattttaaggtttGTATTGTCTGCCAAAAAGCTGATAAAGTAGCTCTTGTCGACAACCCTGCCTTCGCTTCGTTTGAGAAAGTTTTAACATGTTTAGAAGAATGGGCTAGTTATGGTGACACAAGTTATTGGCAGGCATGGGAGAAGCTTAAGCTTCTTTCACCAAGTTCTCTTGAAAAAGAGCAGCCATCATGGCACCGAACGTGCTATCAAGATGTCACACACTCTGGCGTGTTGAAAAGAGCTCAGCAAAGGCACGAGAGACAGTTAGTTGGCCCAAACGAGTCAAGAAGAAAATCCAGTGTGAATGTTAATAGTGATGAGCGTTCCATACTTACAAGATCACGGACATCTCCTTTTAGCAAGgatgtttgttttttctgtgaCTGCAAAGCGGGTTATAGAGAAACACTTGTTAATGTAAAGACTTTTGGTGCAGGCGAATCGCTACGCAAAGCTATTAGTTTATCGCATAATGAAAAACTTACCGTTAAGATGAACACCGCCCTTGCTGCTAATGATGCACACTCTATTGACATTAAATACCATACGAATTGTTGGTCGAAAAATGTAAGCAATGTTTTACGCAGGCCCTCACCTTCTTGTGAAACCAACTCTATATCAGCGAGCGAAATTGCTGCTAAAATCGGATTTTTAACTATGACTGAGATAGCTTTACACAATGGTAAAACTGCAACAATGTCTGAATTACACTCGGCATTTGAAAGCATCCTAGAGGAGAACAATGTTCCTGATGCAAGCTGTAAACGTAAAGTGCTAAAACAACTTCTGCAGAAGGAAATACCTGACATTGAGTTCCATAAACCTAAATGTGTTAATGAATCTGAAAGGGTAAGTACAAAAACGACCAGAGACGAAGCGATACAGTTAGCGGAGGAACAGGGTGTAATTGGAGATAGCGAGATGAAGACACTGTTAGACGCTGCTATGCTTCTAAGAAAATCCATCAAGAAGTGCAAGAAGTGGGAGTTTATAGGCTCTTTGGAAAATGTTTCAGATGAAAATATGCCCATGGAACTTTACAGCTTCTTCTGGTGGGTGATACAAGGCCCAAACAACTTACTATCGGCCGAGAAGAAGTCGAGTGAAGTACACAAAAGAGCGATGAGTCTTACACAAAGCACGGTTTCGATGTGTCTTACTGAACGCCAAGTAAGAAATAAGAAATCTGGAGTTGTAAGATTAGCTACAGAAATGCCTCAACAGCTCGCCATAGGACTTGCTGTCCACCAAGCCGTTCGTAGTAAAGAGCTCATAAGTCTATTACGCGGATTTGGTATGTCTGTCGATTATAACAGAGAATTAAGAGTTGAGACGCAAATAGAAGCAAGTGTTTTGAAACGTATCGAACAGAATGACGGTGTGTACCTACCTCCAGATATAGTAGTGGGACGCCATGTCTTCTTTGCAGTAGACAATGTGGACTTCTGTGAGGACACTCCTGATGGAAAGCGAACGTTCCAAGGTACTGCAATGGCAATATATCTGCTAACTAATGCGCAGGATCAGGTGCCTGACATTGCCGTGGACCCGAAGATCCAAAGCTGCTCCATTAAAGATTTGCCTGAATCAATCACAGAGCTTCTAGAATGCCCAGCACCTCCATCAAAGCTGTTCACGCCAGTTTATCGAGAATTTCACCTTTTTTCAGGGCAGGAACTTCCGTCACGCGTGAGAGCACAAGACTACACATGGCCTCTTGGACGAAGTTTGTCAAGAGTTCCTGTAGACACAACAGAGGAGACCAGAGAGCATGCCGATGATACAAGCAATGACTCCTCGGAAGGGATTGTCCCAGTCTGGAGTGCATACAATTCCATGCTAAATGAGCCAATGCCTGTGGCACAAGTAGGAACACTACT from Montipora capricornis isolate CH-2021 chromosome 9, ASM3666992v2, whole genome shotgun sequence encodes:
- the LOC138017215 gene encoding uncharacterized protein, which codes for MADYLEKVNLDFKVCIVCQKADKVALVDNPAFASFEKVLTCLEEWASYGDTSYWQAWEKLKLLSPSSLEKEQPSWHRTCYQDVTHSGVLKRAQQRHERQLVGPNESRRKSSVNVNSDERSILTRSRTSPFSKDVCFFCDCKAGYRETLVNVKTFGAGESLRKAISLSHNEKLTVKMNTALAANDAHSIDIKYHTNCWSKNVSNVLRRPSPSCETNSISASEIAAKIGFLTMTEIALHNGKTATMSELHSAFESILEENNVPDASCKRKVLKQLLQKEIPDIEFHKPKCVNESERIAR